In Argopecten irradians isolate NY chromosome 11, Ai_NY, whole genome shotgun sequence, one DNA window encodes the following:
- the LOC138334848 gene encoding uncharacterized protein: MNRLHVVNTEIMDDIRPRSNSDSRLMKPLSGKGARGIENVVVLPEILVEDFSERRLQVKEKFESGSLKIKEDFRRCSEVGFKNDTNPFERPRANTCPDDMFRPVRRRPSTPPPRDMEHSAIRRDMKNKRRLGANFSFAPHSLSKVTEDSLESGKADAIIDGIDKQCNHATMCNSGL; encoded by the coding sequence ATGAATCGCCTTCACGTTGTAAACACTGAGATTATGGATGACATTCGACCACGGTCTAACTCAGACTCTAGACTTATGAAGCCACTCTCTGGAAAGGGTGCACGAGGTATCGAAAATGTTGTGGTCCTACCAGAAATTCTCGTGGAAGACTTCTCAGAAAGAAGGCTTCAAGTCAAAGAGAAATTTGAAAGTGGGTCTTTGAAAATCAAAGAGGATTTCAGGAGATGTAGTGAGGTTGGATTTAAAAATGATACAAATCCGTTTGAAAGACCGCGTGCAAACACATGCCCTGATGATATGTTTCGGCCAGTGCGAAGACGTCCCTCAACACCTCCTCCCCGTGATATGGAACACTCCGCCATACGGAGggatatgaaaaacaaaaggAGGTTAGGGGCCAATTTTTCCTTCGCCCCTCACAGCCTTAGTAAAGTGACAGAAGATTCTTTGGAAAGCGGTAAAGCAGATGCCATTATAGATGGCATAGATAAACAATGTAATCACGCGACTATGTGTAATTCTGGCTTATGa